taacAAATTAGGAAGGTGGAGTTAGGAAAACTACctaattaaaattagaaagggGACTATAACCCAGGTTTCTATTCCAACAAActtatttagaaagaaaaatcatactaAGGTTACCTTCTCTGTCCAGtagaatataatttattttaaagtactttctaAACTCTTGACATATGAATAATGTTCCTGCCGCCATATTTGTAACGCACACATAGACACTTGAACATGACTGTGATTATCTAATATTGCAGTAGGTTCAAGGGATACCAGAATGGCATCCTAATCAGTACAGAAAATTGGCTGCTTCTGATTGGCTGATACTGTGCTTGAGATTCCAAGATATTCCACGGGATGGAATCAAGTTCCAAGTAGGAAAAAAGTCATTCCTGGCTGGTCTCAGAATTCTACTCCCACATAATACCATGGGGATCAAATAAGGGCATTTTAGTTTTGAGGAAATAGTTATACTTTAATGGATTCATTATTTCATTGATATTCACTTTCCACTGATATAAATCACAATTCCTCCATACCTCTTCCTTTATGATTCTTGTCCAATTCTCTTTATTAAACCTCCATACTTGTCCaccagaaataagaaaagaaagtattTACAAATTTATGATCTCAGGGTTCCAAAGTATCAACCCACTGAATCCATTAATACTCTCTTTTTTCCTGATTggaccacctccttttctgaccaTACATATCCTAAGTAATTTCCTTCATGTCATTGGTTATGccttaattcaataagcattaattcaGCTTCCACTATGGGCAAGGTGCTGCGTAAATgatgagacaaaaacaaaatagttcttGACTTTCTACCAAGTAGAGAAGATAGTATAGACATACAGATAATTGAATACCAAATATATACAAggaaaatataaggtaattttctTGGGAGAACCAACAATTGgagggtatcaggaaaggctttgtgtaggtGGTGGCACTTGAGTCAAGACTTGAAGGTAGCCAAGAATTCCAAGAAATAGAGGTAAGTAGAGAGAACATATACACATGGGGTCAGCCTATACAAAAGTATAAACTACAATCTATTTACAAACCCCTAGACATCTCTCCACAATAGCTCCCTCAAAAAACAATCAAAAGGATGAGAATCAAATATACACAACTACTTAAAAGCAGAGTTCTGTAACCTTGGCAATGTAGGTAATACTTAACATTGATACAAATTGCAAACCTTTTACACTCTGTTATAttactgtagcaacaatctgctagcagctgctgtaggggtgtaagacacCAAAaactagcacacagaaggctgctcacacaggttctttgatctgctttactaatgaaagtaaatttaagggcttaacaatctcactttaatccaacataatatcattcacttagttcaggaggaaaagccagcgacctgaactttagagcaaatacaaacaaattacaaacatgtactagaaacagaccaaatcaaaATTCATAGTTTccagaaaagcatcaacatctgggttcacaagccagAGGGCTCTTAACgacaactgcccagagtctctacatcaatgctcctccaagagtgagagccccaaacagaaggccaacctttgagcttttatactctgttcagggctcaaaggattcacacctagttaacaaaagggtgtaggcctggagtttagcacctagtaaggcttagtcaaaggcatttgattactttaacATTTCTAACAactttaattaatattacaatgaCCTTTAAGAATTTGGAGGCTAAAATGTTCATCACACTGTGATCAATCCACAAACAGTTCTGATGGACATACAGTTCATTGATGGGCTCATACTAAAAGCCTTAGTGGTTTGGAAGGACCTACAAGATTTTTTGTTCTGTTACCATTGTTTTCTAGAATCCAGAATCATTTCCTCACTTTTATGAAGATGGAATATCACCTCCTCATTATTATAagtcattcaaatatcatggagtaataataataaaataaataataatgtacTTTTACACAGCACTTGACATTTCAGTTCCATGAATTTGTGGCAAGAGTACTAACTGAAGCCTAGAGCAGTTAGTGATTTTTTTAGCAAATGAATAGTTCTCTTTACTACCTTACACTGTCTTTCTCTTTAATTCAATCTTCCTCTATATACCAATGAATACAATGTTTAATAGCATTGGGAGATATCTATCTCCATGGCAAGGAAAtttgaattaatcaatcaattaattaataagcaAGTGTCAAAAGTACTTACTTTTATTAGACTATTCTTGGCAACAGggacaaaaatgcaaaaaaaaaaagtgaggcagTCACCTACCATCAgacagcttatattctactgggaaaatggtttttgttaatatattttaGCTTAGCAGATTATCAATTACTGTgtcatcttttttctttgaatttttgtatgtattttctttgGTCTTAAAAGCAAAACACACGTCTTGGCTTCCTGAGAGACTTTAACATCGTACAGAGTGTGTTAGAGGTCAGAATTAAGTGTAACAAGCTCCAAATGatgtttctttattctttctttcaccTTATATGGGCTCTGAGCCTATAGAAGACATTCCCTCACTATTGCtgtatgaaaaagaaatgaaaataaaatgaacaattttcagTATATTCCTAGATGTTTATTACATGAAAAAGCATTGGAAAATATCTTCAGATATTGAACAATTATAccctaaaatgtgtttttttgtaCTTAATGAAAATTTTTTCTCAAAACTGGTCATAACCTGGAGAACTTGTTTCTTATATACTCTTTGAAATTAAAAGATACATAGAAGAAACCTAAAGAAATGTGCAGAATAGTTTTGCACTGTTTCCCATTAATATGAACTCTCCTAGTAAATGACTGTGGGAGAGAATAGTTCCAATAATTTTTCCTTATAAGAACTAATTTTCCCTgtgtaaatttatttaaataaaaccaataaaaattttGGAATGCACTAGATTTCTCTGATGTATTTTAGCTTTAAGTAAGAACATTGTGTCTTCTGacatttttcccccaagaaaATTCTTGAAAGCCCCTTGATATTTCCTACACTGACTGGTAGGTATAAGCCATGGCTTAATAATAGCTTATTTCAGTATCATCCACAGAAACTTGTCTTACTCTAACTAAACTTGAACCTCaaactcatttgttcctcacctgaaaaaattttatttaaagacttaagaaaatattttaactttGGCTATTTAAATGTTATCACTTCATTAAAATAAGATGTAAAATGATCTCAAGGTATTTATTTAGATGTTTGATAGATTTTCAGGACTTTGTCAAATATACTATGATGATGAGAGACAGTGttgtatagtgaatagagtgctggctttggaatcaggaagggttTTATAAAGTCCTAAATCAAACAtcatctagctgtgtgatcctggcaagtaACATAATCTCTTGGTGCCTCAGACAACtccataaaattataaattgaagGGCAGTTACTGATCTGATTAGGATAATGAAATTCCTCCCCAGAAGCTCTCTCTAAGGCTGAAATCATGTGTGGTCAACCCCCAATACAAAAAAAAGTAACATTAGCCAGtgaaattttttcccctctattaaTGGTCACAGATATGGAAGAAAAACATTACTTAGGTTTCAgtttatataaatgaaaacactACTTAATTTACTTTGGTgtgtttatgtttttttaaagttccactttccattttaaaagaacaaaaaaggtaaGTTTATATTCATTAAATATAACCTAACTAAAAACCATTGTCTTCTCTAAACTAAATGTTCTAGCACCTCAAGTCAAAATACTCAGAGCAAATTTCAGTAGATTCAATAGAAAACAATTTTATTGTGGAACAATTTTTTTTGCTTCCCAGATAGCTAAGCCTTCTAATTTTTGATATTTACAGAGAATTTGCTTCTGTGTGGGTTTAtagtttcagggtttttttttctactactcctaaacaatgtttattttttgtgtgtgtgtttaaacttATTAAGAATGCTCAGGAACATTCACTTTGAACGTCCATTTTTTTGAGTATACTAATGAGAAGGGAGTCAATTCCAAAGATTTCTTTTGCACTGGCATAGGAATGAAagttctttttcatctttatggTATCTCTTTTCATCACCTATTCATATCAGAACCTCCTGTAATTAGTCAGTGTTTAATCTCATATTCTCTCATATAATGAATTTAGCCAAACCTGGTTTCCATGCACTTTGTCAGAGTTACCATTGAATACTTATTATAAAGGTTTCATGCTAATTTCAGGGATTTAATCTATGAAAAGTCATGAGGCAATTTCCCTCAAAATGATATATTTACCATTTATCTAGTCCTTTGTCATATAATCTCTTTTTGCTTCTCTAGTTCTTTCTAAAATCTGAATTTGTTAAATGCAACTCCTAACATTTATATCATGTTggttttttgtataatttttcaaTTCATTCCTATCTGCAAAATTAAATTTGTATATAAGAAAATCTTCACTTTTCCAGAATCTGAATAggagtctgtctgtctatttgaTAGTTGGTGGATTACCAATTTAAGATGCTTCAAAAGGAAATGTCTAAATGTACTAGTCATGTTGCTGTTTATAAAGAAAGACTAtttaaaacatacttttaaaactgtTGGTTATGATTAGCTATGAAGTGATATATAATACAGTAATGATTTCAGGGTAAATAAGTGGTGTTTTATCTTATACTAGAAAGGACTTTTAGTTctttttaactgattttttttcagtctcccaCTTTGATTCAATGTTACCACTTATCACTTAGATACTATCAATATGCCGATCTATAGCagatattattttctattttacttaGCTGTATCTATTCTGATTGGCTTGAAAATCAGATTACTTTTTGATAACTAATAGTAAATTGGTTTCTAAGTGAGAGTCTAGGGAGAACTCTTATGAATAATGTTGACAAATTTGAAAGTATGTAATGTATGACATGTGTCTTTTTGCCCACAATTTCTGGATTTTTGCCAGTATTTGGGAATAGTGAGATTATATGTTAGCTGAATATTAGTTTGGAGAGATGTCATCATGATTGGCATGGCTTGAGCACAAACCTGAAGTGGCAGCAAAttcaagggaataaatgaaacaTTGACAATACCCTTGaaataaacacacatgcatatataatacatgtatacacatgcaaaCATGTGCAGTACTGTACGAGCTCTGTATATTCCTGTAGCTattatgttggtttttttttaaaaaaggtcatCATTAGTGAATACCCTCTTAGAGACATTTCTTGACTTCTAATTTTATCTCATTCAGCCAacggaaaaaatagaaaagttataTTTCATATAGTGAAACTATATTATCTTATAGTTATTTTTATACATCTCATAGTTTTTTAGGCAAATATTATTGAGatgaaatatttttctaattatttcctatgttGATATTGATTTCTTGTTCTGACAAGATATAGTGGCTGCCATATAAtacataattgagaaaaatagatGCTATCAGTGGCTAAAGACATAGCACATACACAGATTTTCGCCTTGTAAATTTGCCTAGAGCTGGCCCTAGTCATCAGTCATCTTTCATCATGGGGTAGGGACTATAGAGGCCAGATACAGTTGGAAGACCTCTCGgtcaaatgcaaaacaatgtGTATAATAAGCTGACATACTGGGATGTCTCccacatatatacaatacaatTCCAAGGAAAAAGGTACCAAGATGGAAGATTTGAAGAAGTCATTGGAGTAAGCCTCAGGCTGATAAATAAAGCTTCACCATATATCATTAGACAGCAGGCAGTCACCTCTTAGGTTTTCACAATATACATTTTAATCAAGACGTATGCCAATGTAATACTTCCTGAGGTGTTAAGGAGATGCATATAGTAATGATTTGTTAATTATCTTTAAGGTGTCAcacaaggaaaaaggaagaaaaagaacaaaatttagTTACAGCCACTTATTCAATAAGTTTTTAGTGTCTAGTACAGTCTTAGATGATAGagcttcaaaataaaaaaaaaatagtccctgcctctgAGGAACTTACATTATATGGAACACAACCATGCACATAGATAAGTTAGTACcagatatatacaaataattttGGGCGGGACATTAATGATTAagtagatcaggaaaggccttctgcaTATTTGTTCTGTATAACTAATTTTCCTTGTGTCTAAATACCATTCAAGTAAATTCTATGGTAGTTACAGGAGGCAGTGTAAACCTTTTTCATGTAATTTccaatatatataaaaatgtatatatgtataaatatgtatatataaatatgtatgtgtgtatatatgtacatgtgtctgtctgtctatctatctatctatcttttccaGGGTAGACTCAGTTGATTGCTATATATCCAAATGTTGTATGAAACAGTTCTATTGCAGGGACTGGTTGGTCTCCACAAAATCTATTTATGCTTATTATACACGTCACCACACCATTCATTTCTGACTGATACTGAACACTATCCCCATCCCCCAAATTAGAAGTTATTGCTGTGCCTAAGAAGTTGCCTTACAAAAATacttttaagaaattaaatatttttaattttgcaaaAGTAAATAAAGTATGTGGCTTTCTGAGATTAAAACCAAATCTAGAATCAATGATGGATGAAGAACATGAGTATACATTGTGGTGaccaaggaagaggagaaatgagattgtatttttcttttttctttttctttttttttttttttgctttaaattttgttttatttaatccaATTTAGTAGATGATTAACGTTTTCCACCAACTCGGGGCGCAGAAACTTTGACAGGCTTCACAATTTTTTGTTTAGGTGCTGCCTTTGTAGGAGCCTtagcagcagaagcagctgtCTTCTTTGTTGCTTGTTTagctttttttgcttccttggcAGCCCTGATGGCTTGTTCTCTTTGGGCCTTTCTAACTTCAGGTTTCTGGTTCCTCTTGGCCATTATATCAGCAAGAGAAGCCCCAGTGATAGCCCTCTGGAATTTGACAGCCCGGCGTGTCCTTTTCTTTTGAATCTCTTCCGACTGTCCCTTCTTGTGCTTTCTTCTGTACAGGACAGTCCAATTGATCTGCCGGGGGTTCCTCTTTGAAAGGAATGCAGACTCGCATTTTGCATTCAAAAATTGGAAAACCTTCCCGTCCGTGCGGGCGTAGCACCTCCCGTGACCCGGGTAGATCTTGTACCCGCTGAAGCTGCACAGCTCGACCTTCATGGCTGCAAGCCGGCCGAAGatggtgaagaggaagagcatttttcttttttctaagtttaatttgcagaattaacattttctctatcaccttcttaagtctagacaataaacaaaataataaatcaagctttgATTTGTTCCACTTGCTAATTTCTTAGGTGTAAATGCTTCTGATAGAAAATTAACAATATGAAGAGTCAGTTGAAGCTGACTGCCAGCACACCCCTAGGTATATATTGATATTTACCAGgttagaaacaaaaacatattaatattattataaaaacagTTTTGACCTCCAGGACCCTCTAAGAGGTTTTCCCCAACCACATTTTGAAATTTATTCTCTTATATGATGCCTGTTACTCTAGAAAGTGCGCTTTGATTCactatcttaaaaaaatattacaagtggtACTTAAAccatattaattcattcatttgataaATATTCATAGAGCAGTTCTAGGAACTAAGGACTtacaaggaagaggaaaaacttTGCCCTCACAATGTTTATGGTCTAATGTGCATATTTAACACTTTTCCCATCACCAAATTACACTAAGATTTTCTACTAACACTCACCTTAtcaaatctttgttttttataagCATGCTCAAAATATTTCATTCTCTTTACATTTTCAAGTTTCTCACCCTCATTTTCCATAGCATGTTTTACATTTCTAGCTAGttatagatttttcttttcttgtcatgtgtagtaccatatttgtatatGCCTCCATTTCAGTGTCGAAGAGCAATTATATCTCTCCCCTATCTTTGTAGTCTTCTGTATCTCAGTCAATGtttaaggaaaggcaaaagacagattcCTGAGACCCGTGAAAGACAAATTAGGATATATCCCTGTTCCCTCTCATAGGCCATAATAAATTGATGGAAAAGTGACTGGATGGTGTGAACTCTACATGACGATGTAGTTTCACCTTATATGAACATCTGTGGAAAACAGCTACCTAGGTAAAATAGGGATAGATGGCTCGATGTGaattcaagaagatctgaattcaactTCAGCCTCAAATGCTTGCTAGTTGTGTGTTCCTGGTCATCACTCACCATTTCTCAGCCTCGTTTATCTTACAAGTAAGgtaaggggtagctaggtggcacagcataAGGAGTGCccagtctgaagtcaggaagacttgtgttcctaagttcaagtctgcctcagacacttgctagctctgtgaccctggacaagtctcatAACCCTATTAGCCTtagttcctcatgtataaaatgagctggaaaaggaaatggcaaatcattccagcatatttgccaagaaaacccgaaatggggtcaagaaatcagacacgactgaaaaaaaaaaacaactcagcaacaactaTGGGTAGGGACAAACTACTGATAACCTATGAAAGTAAAATGATCCAGGAATAAGACAATAGATGTCAGTCActaaataagcatatattaaactTATGATATGAAGGCCCTGTGCTATGCACTTgagataaaagaaaggcaaaagcacagtgcctgctttcaAAAAGGTCAGAGTCAAATGGGAGAGAAAATGTATAAGAAATTGTACACAAAAGACATAGACCttgtaaagaagaggaaatttcaTTGGAAAGGCCATAGCAATGGATGGGACTAGATAAGAATGTCTCCAGACAGTGGGATTTGAGATGAATCTGAAATGAAGCCAGAGAAATCAAGAGGCAGATGTGTAGAGGAAGAACATTCCCGGTACTGGTGGTAGTCATGACAAGGCAATGGAGGATGGAGATAAAATATCTTacatgaggaatagcaagaaggtcaGTGCTGCTAGGTGATAGAATATGTGGAGGAGAGTAAAATATAATGAGACTAGAAATGTAATAAGATGCTggtttgtgaagagctttagaaACCAGAGTTTccctatttgattctggaagtaatgGGTAGCCTCTGGATTTTACTGAATAGGGTTTAACATGGTCAAATCCATACATGAAGAAATTCGCTTTGGTAACTGAATGGAAGTTGATTTGGAGTAGGCAAAAAAACTGAGACAATGAGAACAATTGGAAGGCCATTACATTAATTGAATCATGAGGTGATGTAGGCGTTACATGAAGTTTCAAttctggaaggatggtggtgtgctttacaggaatagagaagttgggaagagaagaaagttttttttttaaagatgtgttAACTTCTGGACTTATTACATGTGATATAACAATGGAACTTCCGGTTCCAAATGTACATGAAGAAATTGGTATTGTGAGATTGAAGCTcacagagagattagggctggataaataaatctgagatTCATCTTTATAGTGGTGATAATTGAACCATTAATAGTTTGAGATCTCTAATCAAGGCAGTATAGGTTGAGAATTAGactcaggacagaaccttggattGAGGGTACACACATAGTTAGCGGGCATGGTATGAATGAGGAACCATCAAAGAAGACACTAAAGGAGTCCTTAGATGTATAGGACATGAGCCATGAGTAAGTAGTGTGATGAAAGTTAGAAGCAAGAGAGTATCCTGGTGAAAAGGGTAATCAACACTGAAAAAAGCTGCATAGGGGTCAGCAAGGATTGAGAGAAGGCCATTATTTGGTAATTAAGTAAACTTTGGCAGGTGGAGCGAGCAGTTGAAGAATTAAGTCAAAAGAGAGATTTCAAAGGTGTTAAAATTAGTGAGAGAAGTGAAACTAATTATCATAGATATCTTTCTTAATGACTTTAAGCTTAAAGAAGAGGACTGATATTTGATGATGGCTGATGGAATTGGATGGATTAAGTGAGGGATTTTGGGgcattatatttttgtttgtttttaaatagtggGGGAAACTACAGATCTTTGTAGGCATCTGCGCTACAGCCACCACATAAGGAGacattgaagattagagagataaTGCTGAAGATAAACAAGGTAAGCTGATGAGAAGGTGGCTAGAACTGAATCAAGGGTGCATGTAGAGGGGGTTTGCTTTAAGAAGGGCTACCTCTTCTTCTGAGGCAGGAGTGAAGGGGGTGACAATGGGAGAAGATATCTAAGCTATGTGGGAtgtggaagaagagaggagaagtgcAGAAAAATCTTAGCAAAtagtttcaaatatttgaagaataataggaCATAGTCCTCAGCTGAAAAGGTAGTGTCTGAGTGTACCATGGGAAGCTCTCATTCTGCTTTGGAATAGATTTCTAAGTAATTTCGACTGTCAATGTCAATATTATTATGACTTCTCCAATGAACAGATATATTTCTCAGGTGTTGGTGTAATGGCATTGAATGAATAGGAGCAATAAGATTTATAATCCTACAGGATTTGAGTTTGAAATGATTTTGCATTCAAACTGAATTTGTCCATGTCCCTGAAATTAAAATATGTAAAGGAGTATTATTGTCTGAAAAACTGAGTCCAGTGACATAAAAATAGAGACAGATTAAGTTTCTCAGAGGTCCAACTGAAGTATTGAATCCAAAAGGACTCTGGAGGTATGAGAGTTCTGTAATACCTTGGAAATAAGAGGATTTTTTAATTGCCCAGTCCTTAGTCAAATCTGTGTCTTGATTGTAATGAATAACAGTGATAGAAATGAGATTCTCATGAGGTAAGAACCAATACGCTTTGCAGACAATTGAAAAGATATCTGAGTATATGAAATATCTTACAGTCCCAACTTGGCATTAATTCCATGTGAATATAGTTGAATCAAAATTATATGCTTAGATAAGTAAGAAATCCTGAGGTTTTGTTTGTggttttaatttgttgttgttacaaTAATGGTGCTAGTATGATTTGTTACTGTTACTTTCATTAAACCTGATTCCCAGTGGGCATTTATCTTGATTGTTAAGATGGATTTTGAAGATTTCTGGGAAATTAAAGAGCTAAATTCTAGAATTGTTGTTTATAAAGAGTTCTCATTACAAAGAATAGGAAATGTCATGAATTAAGTCTATAGGCTGGTTTGCCAATGATATTTCTTGAATTTGGGTTGTCCATAGAATTATTGTCCCTAGCTGTGCAGCGAAAtccaaataatggaaaaaaatcagcTCCTTATCTTTGTACACAGGTTAAATAGTGCTGGATAGTGTTGTTCCACCAAATATTGAATGCCAAAATTATATGATAGGAATGAAATGATTAGAGAAGAAAACATTCTGCTAGATAATCTCATTCTGTTATAACTAAAAGACAATTATTCCCCTTGAGTGAAGggatgttttttgtctttgtatccccactaatTACCACAGTTCTTTCCTCACAGTTGAcattaataataaatgcttagatTGGATTAGAAAAAAATCTTGTTATCTTAATTCCAACTTTTGTGTAAACACTAGTGTTGTAGAACTTATGTACCTCAtctttcattattatttatattagcaTAAAGTTAATTATTAACACAGTTTAGGATTTGCAAAATGGTTACTCTTTAGTGGTAAATCAAGTAGAAATTACTTTTCTAAAGTTTTACTCTCAGGTTTCATTATGTAAGATGACCCTAGTTCACAAAAGATCACACCAATATGAAACCAGCTTTTACCATTTGGGGAAGACTTAATTTTTGGAGTAATCGAAGAGTTCTGTTTCTAAaagcaggtggcacagtggagaaagcCATGGATttggtgtcaagaagacctgaactgACCCTAGTAGTTTCTTTAgctctgcctcatctgtaaaatgggattgggcagctagttggcacaatgAATAAAGTCTTGGGCActtatcttcctaaattcaaatctggcctcagacacttattagctctgtgacctgggcaagtcacttaacctctgtttttctcagttttctcaagtataaaatgagctggagaaggaatggcaaaccaattcggtatctttgccaagaaaaccccaaatgagctcACAAAGagttgactgaaaaatgactaaatgacaataACATGGGCGTAATGACAGAGTTTACTTCTCAGGGTCTTTGTGACACTAAAAtcagattatatttgtaaagtgcttagcacagttcctggaatataCTAgctgcttattaaatgcttgttaaaattTTAGTTAAAAAATAAGTTCAAAGAATTTCTTTATTTGAGCCCTGGCCAATAAGTGCTGATTTGTTTTTGACCCTTAGAGCTTTTTATGTATTGTATTCTGCTTGGGTACACAGAGTTACTTGGCTTCAGAAATCATACATCTTTTAAAGTATTATGGTTTGTAAAATGTACATGGGGAAACTAGGGGAAAATGACCAATATATAGAGacagattgaagattagtgacaGATTGAGAATGACATGCTAGACAATACGCTGGAGAAGAtagaatggaatgggatcaaggTTGCACATAGACATAAACTTGctggaaactttaaaaataattatttttgctttacaCTATTTTTACATAAAATTTCAAATAATAACCCTCCAAAATTTATTTAGTTGGACATGCTAAAAAATTTAAGCTTATATCTATGAGTTTTTACCATGCATGCTGATATTATATAAAGGAGAGTGGCTTGGTAGGTTAGCTTAGTTTAGTAAAAGCTGTAGTCTTAGGACAATATTCTGCATCACATACATATCAAGAGACACAGAAGCAGAGGACACTATCAGAAATGGGACTTTCAATGTTTAACTAAAGTGTCAAGAGATAAGAGTGATAATTACTGTAGTAACAACTTCACAAtttgagtgaaaaaaaatctacagatTCTAATAATCCTATAGctataagaaaatacaaacaccccatccattttttcttcctggaCTTAATACATCTGACCATATTTCTAATCAATCAAATGAGATCTTGACTGTGAAAGTACTTTGTGACttgtaaagttctatataaatgtaaattattatcttcatttgacaGGGATGTATGTTGCTGCAAATTTGAGGAATATTTTTTAACATACTAtagaaaatcaaaaggaaaaaatgttacaTGTTTATGTTCCATTAACCCAAAGACTGTCTTAAATGAAACTTAACCAGAGGATGAATATTTTCACCGTTTTAAACAAGACAAGGTTTTAGCAGCATGGGTTGTTCAGGCAATGAAAAGAAATCTTATTGTACCTTAGAGAAATTAGGTAGgtcacaaaaggaaaagaatgag
This Trichosurus vulpecula isolate mTriVul1 chromosome 2, mTriVul1.pri, whole genome shotgun sequence DNA region includes the following protein-coding sequences:
- the LOC118839429 gene encoding 60S ribosomal protein L24-like; protein product: MKVELCSFSGYKIYPGHGRCYARTDGKVFQFLNAKCESAFLSKRNPRQINWTVLYRRKHKKGQSEEIQKKRTRRAVKFQRAITGASLADIMAKRNQKPEVRKAQREQAIRAAKEAKKAKQATKKTAASAAKAPTKAAPKQKIVKPVKVSAPRVGGKR